The genomic DNA CAGCAAAAGAAGAAGGAAAAAGCCGAACGACGGGCAGCTGAAGAGGCCGCCAATTCGGCCCCCGAGGGCGGCGAAGGAACTGAGACTACGGACGACACACCGTCCGAGTCGGAACCATCTGATAACGGCTAAGCTGGGACCCGACCTCGACCCAGAGCTGGGTGCGCGCATCGATGCGCTGTGCGAGGAGGGTCGTGAATTCTGGCACCGGTTTGACCTGGAGGTTCGTCAGGATGATTTCCATCCGTTCGTGGCCGCGGACTACGACGCGGTGCTGGCAGCACTCATGCCACTCCGGAAGCCAGGTCAGCGGTTCCTGGAATGGGGCTCGGCCGCGGGTATCATCACGATCATGGCCGACTTGCTCGGTTTCGACGCTTGTGGAATCGAACTCGATTCAACTCTCGTCGATGTAGGGCGAGAACTTGCCGTACGATTTGACTCGAACGCGCGGTTCGCTGCCGGGAGCTTCATTCCGATGGGATGGAAGTGGGGGCGCTCCGACGGCGATGGTCGCCACGGGACGATCGGCGGAGGCCCCTCCGGCTACCTGGATCTCCGGCGGTCACTGGACGAATTCGACGTCGTATACGGATTTCCCTGGATGGGTGAGGAGCAGATGCTGCTCGACCTCATGAACTCCCACGGGCGCCGTGACGCGCACCTAGTGCTCCATACTGCCCAGGACGGAACCAAGACGTACCAGGGTGGAAAGGTCGTGTAGGAAGCGGCTGAGACAGCCGCAGTCCGGTCTCATTCTGGAGGCCGGACCCGGATGACATGATTCAAGAGTCTAGGGCTATTGCCCGGGCGCGATGCCGATCCAGTTAGTCGCCAGTACCCCGTCGATCTCCAAGGATCTGCTGCGCAGCGAGTTTGCCGGGCCCACCCGTGACGCACCCACCCGGATGGGTACCGGACCCGCACTGGTAGTAACCCTCAATGGGTGTCCGATACTGATTCCAACCGGGTGCAGGTCGATTGAGAAAGAGTTGGGACTCAAATAGCTCCCCTGCGAATATATTGCCTTCCGAAAGCCCGATGAGTTTCTCGATGTCGAGCGGCGTCACGATTTCACGATGCAGAATCAGCTTGCCGAACCCAGGAAAGAACTCTTCGACCGTGGCCTGCACGGTATCACCGAGGTTCTCCCGTTCCGACTCCCAGTCGCTATTCGCGAGATGGTACGGCGCGTACATGACGAAGCACGACATGATGTGCTTTCCGGCGGGGGTCATGTCCGGGTCGATGGTCGACTGCACACAGCAGTCCAGGAACGGCCGCCTACTGAAGCGGCCTGCCTCGCAATCCGCGAACGCTTCCTCGAGGTAGTCGATGGAGGGGCCGAGGTTGGTGAAACCCATGAAGATGTCTTCCCGACCTTCGAGTCCCGGAAAGGAGGGCACATCCGAGAGCGCGAAGTTCACCTTCGCCGCGGTTCCCTGAAACTTGTAGTCAGCGATATAGCCAGCGAGATCCTCCGGAAGATCGTTCGGGTCCATCAACCGCGTGAACGTCTGGCGTGGGTCGAGTGCGCTCACGACAATGTCGGCATCGACGACGGAGCCGTCCTCCAATTCGACACCCGTCGCGAGCCCATCGTGATACAGGACACGCTGCGCTCCGGCGTTCGTACGGACGGTGCCGCCAAGCGCTTCCACAGCTCTTGAGAGCACCTGAGTGAAACCGCCGTTTCCACCCTTGTGGAAGCCCCATTGTCCAGGGACGCCGTCATAATCGCCCATCTTGTGAAACAACCAAACGAGGCCGGACGCCTTGCTCCGCGGACCGCACCTGCTCCCGATGATCCCGCTCGACGCGTAGAGCGACTTCACCAGATCGCTTTCAAAGTACTCGTCGAGAATCTCGGCCGCGCTGCAGGCAAGGAACTTCTCCAGCAGTTCTCGCACCTCAGGGTCAAGACTCCCCATGTAGTCTTGGAGCTCTTCGAGCGCGGCGACCTCAGCCGGATCTGCGCTAAGCGCATTCGGCGGGATCCGGTCCATCCATGGCTTAAGCGCGCGCACTAGGCGACTGATCAGGTGGTCCAGATCGCGGGCCGCTTCCGCGTCTTCGATAGAGTGACGGGCGATCTCGTGGTAGTTCGCGTCGTCGTCGGCACCGAGAAAGATGTAGTCGCCATCGAGGTCAGGCTGAAACGTGTTCACCATCGGCAACACCATCAGTCCGTGCTTCACGAGGTCAAGATCCTGGACGATATCCGGTCGCAACAGGCTGATCGCGTACGAGAAAGTCGTGAACTTGAAGCCAGGAACCAGTTCCTCTGTGATCGCTGCCCCACCCACGAGGTGCCGGCGCTCCAGAAGCAACGTCTTCAGTCCAGCCTTGGCGAGATAGCCGGCATTAACCAGCCCGTTGTGTCCCGCACCCACAACGATCGCGTCGTACTTCTCGGCCGCGGGCATCAGGTCGACTCCCCCGCCATCGGCTCGGACATCAGAGCAGTCTTTCGAGGCGGATTGAAGAATGGCATGCGCTCAACCCGTGCGAGCACATTTTCGGGACGGCGGATGACCGTGACCTCCAGATCTACTTCCGAGCCAGGCTTCGCTAAATCGAGGGGCAACTTGGCAATCGCGAGAGGCGTTCGGAGCAGAGACGAAGAGAAGAAACTGCTCGCAT from Longimicrobiales bacterium includes the following:
- a CDS encoding NAD(P)/FAD-dependent oxidoreductase, with product MPAAEKYDAIVVGAGHNGLVNAGYLAKAGLKTLLLERRHLVGGAAITEELVPGFKFTTFSYAISLLRPDIVQDLDLVKHGLMVLPMVNTFQPDLDGDYIFLGADDDANYHEIARHSIEDAEAARDLDHLISRLVRALKPWMDRIPPNALSADPAEVAALEELQDYMGSLDPEVRELLEKFLACSAAEILDEYFESDLVKSLYASSGIIGSRCGPRSKASGLVWLFHKMGDYDGVPGQWGFHKGGNGGFTQVLSRAVEALGGTVRTNAGAQRVLYHDGLATGVELEDGSVVDADIVVSALDPRQTFTRLMDPNDLPEDLAGYIADYKFQGTAAKVNFALSDVPSFPGLEGREDIFMGFTNLGPSIDYLEEAFADCEAGRFSRRPFLDCCVQSTIDPDMTPAGKHIMSCFVMYAPYHLANSDWESERENLGDTVQATVEEFFPGFGKLILHREIVTPLDIEKLIGLSEGNIFAGELFESQLFLNRPAPGWNQYRTPIEGYYQCGSGTHPGGCVTGGPGKLAAQQILGDRRGTGD